TGCCAAACATATTAAAGTCATTTATATAATAAGATCCCATAGTTGCAGCTAATGTGTTAAATATATCTGCCTTGCTAACACCAAGTAGTTGAGCTTTTTCATAGTCTATATTTATATCAAATTGTGGGAAATTTGTCTCAAGCGTCGTTCTGACACTTGTTAGCTCTGGACGCTGACGAGCTTTATTAACTACTTCAAGAACATCCTTTTCTATCTCTTGATATGTTTTACCGCTTCTATTTTGTAGATACATTTCAAAGCCACCAGTCATAGATAGACCCATAATTGGCGGGACATTAACAACAAAGCTTAAGCTCTCTTTAGAAGGCCAAAATACTTTATTATATTTGCCAATAAGTGCATCCATACTAGTTTCAGGTGTCTTTCTCTCGCTCCAGTCTGTTGTACCTACGAAATTTACTATTGAATTCTCACGAAGTGCTCCTGCTATCATATCATAGCCGGCAAACTGCGTTATGTATTTGATATTTGGATCAGCCATAAGCATATCGCCCATTTTTTTAGTCTCTTCTATGGTTCTAGCTACTGCTGATGCTGGTGGCAAAGATGATATAACCATCATATAGCCCTTGTCCTCGCTAGGTACAAGACCCTTTGGTATGGCATTAAATAGATGTGTCATAGAGTATATGACTATGCCAATGGTGATGAGGCTTAGTATAACGTGTCTAATAACCTTAGCAACACCAGCAGAGAATATATCTGTGCTCCAATCAAAGAAGTCATTAAATTTTTGAACTATCCAAAATGGTTTATTCTCACCACGTTTTAACATTATTGCCGTAAGTGCTGGTGTGAGCGTAAGTGCAACAAAGCCAGATATACAAACGGATATAACTAGCGTAAGTGCAAACTGCTTTTGTATAACACCAACAAAACCTTCCATAAATGAAACCGGTATAAAAACTGCCGATAAAACAAGCACAATAGATATAACCGGCGTAGCTACCTCTTCCATAGCCTTTATAGTAGCATCTTTTACACTTATATCTTTTTTCTCGTGCATTATACGTTCTACATTTTCTATAACTATGATCGCATCATCAACGACTATACCGATAGCGAGTATAAGACCAAATAGAGTTATTAAATTTATTGAAAAGCCCATCGCATAAAAACCACCAAATGTACCTATGATAGATACTGGTACCGCAAGCATAGGTATAATAGTTGCACGGATACTTTTAAGGAATAAATACATAACTATCATAACAAGAAACATAGCTTCAATAAATGTCTTAATAACCTCTTGTATGGATACTTCAACAAATTTTGTAGTGTCATATGAAATTGTGTGTTTAAAACCTTTTGGATAACTTGCAGAAAGCTCTTCTAGTCTCTTTTTAACAAGGTTAGATGTCTCAAGGGCATTTGCATCGTTTTGCAAAAGTATAAGCATAGGAACTGTATCTTGGTTGTTTAAAAAGCCGTTAAACGCGTAACTTCGTGAGCCTATGTTTACATCTGCCACTTGTTTTAGTTTAAGCATAGTACCATCTGAGTTTGCTCGTAAGATTATATTTTCAAACTCTTCAACTGTCTTGTATCGTCCATCAGCCTTTATAGAATATACATACGGGTTTTTAGAATCTTGCAAAGGTTGTTCGCCGATTTTACCAGCTGCGTATTGTTTATTTTGAACTGAAACGGCATTTAATACCTCTGAAACGCTCATATTAAATTTAGAAAGCTGATCTGGTTTTAGCCAAATCCTCATAGCATATGCTTGTTCGCCGATAACAGTAGCATCGCCGACACCTTTGACGCGTTTAATTTCATCGGCAATATTTAAAAGCACATAGTTTGCTAACTCACGACGTTTCATATTTGGATCATCTGTAGTAAATGATACGACTTGAAGTATGGAACTACTTCTTTCGCGGACTATAACTCCTACTTTTTGCACTTCATCAGGCAGACGTGATAGGGCAGCTTGAACGCGGTTATTTACATCTATAGTCGCTTGCTTAGCACTTGAACCGATTTTAAAATATACATTTAAGCTCATAGTGCCACTTGAACTTGAGGTGCTTTGGATATATATCATATTTTCAACACCGTTTATCTCATCTTCAAGGATAGAAGCAACTGTTGTCGAGATAGCTTCAGCATCAGCACCTGTGTAAGTAGCACTTACACTTACTTGTGGCGGAGTGAGCTTGGGATACTCCTCTATTGGAAGTCCGAGCATTGATACCAAACCAGCTATAACGATGATAATCGATACAACGGATGCAAATATCGGACGATTGATAAAAAATTTAGAAAACATTACTTGTTCTCCTTGCCTTGTGTATCAACAACTACCGGTGAACCTATGCCGATCTTTTTAAAGTTATTTGTGATGATGAGATCACCATCTTCTAGCCCTTCACTCACATAAGCCTCTGCAACTTTTTGATATACGATTTTTATAGTTTTTTTAGCTACTTTGCCATCTTTTACAACATAGACATAAGGGCTTATTATATCTTGTAGTATTGCAATTTGAGGTATCACAAAACTATCTCTTTGTATAAAGCCATCCATTGATATAGTTGCAAATATACCAGGAATAAGCTTACCATTTTTGTTGTCAAACTCAGCTTTTGCTAAAACGCCACCACTACTTTCATCTACAACGCTATCTATAAATTTAACTTTTCCAGTGTAGGTTTGTCCATCTATTTTTAGATTAGCTTCTTCGTTTATCTGCTCCCAGCTATTGTTATCTAAATTTTTAACTCTATTTAGATTGTCGATATCTGTGATATAAAATCTCACATCTATAGGGTCGATCTTAGTTAGTCTAACTAGCTCTGTACTACCAGCTGCAACATATGTGCCAACATCTACTAAATTTTCACTTACGACACCAGAAAATGGTGCGGTTACATTTGTGTAACCTAAGTCGATTTTAGCATTTTTAGCATTTGCCTGAGCACTTTGCAAAGCCGCGTTTGCACTATCGTGTGTCGCAACTGCTGCGTCATACTCTTTTT
This portion of the Campylobacter anatolicus genome encodes:
- a CDS encoding efflux RND transporter permease subunit — encoded protein: MFSKFFINRPIFASVVSIIIVIAGLVSMLGLPIEEYPKLTPPQVSVSATYTGADAEAISTTVASILEDEINGVENMIYIQSTSSSSGTMSLNVYFKIGSSAKQATIDVNNRVQAALSRLPDEVQKVGVIVRERSSSILQVVSFTTDDPNMKRRELANYVLLNIADEIKRVKGVGDATVIGEQAYAMRIWLKPDQLSKFNMSVSEVLNAVSVQNKQYAAGKIGEQPLQDSKNPYVYSIKADGRYKTVEEFENIILRANSDGTMLKLKQVADVNIGSRSYAFNGFLNNQDTVPMLILLQNDANALETSNLVKKRLEELSASYPKGFKHTISYDTTKFVEVSIQEVIKTFIEAMFLVMIVMYLFLKSIRATIIPMLAVPVSIIGTFGGFYAMGFSINLITLFGLILAIGIVVDDAIIVIENVERIMHEKKDISVKDATIKAMEEVATPVISIVLVLSAVFIPVSFMEGFVGVIQKQFALTLVISVCISGFVALTLTPALTAIMLKRGENKPFWIVQKFNDFFDWSTDIFSAGVAKVIRHVILSLITIGIVIYSMTHLFNAIPKGLVPSEDKGYMMVISSLPPASAVARTIEETKKMGDMLMADPNIKYITQFAGYDMIAGALRENSIVNFVGTTDWSERKTPETSMDALIGKYNKVFWPSKESLSFVVNVPPIMGLSMTGGFEMYLQNRSGKTYQEIEKDVLEVVNKARQRPELTSVRTTLETNFPQFDINIDYEKAQLLGVSKADIFNTLAATMGSYYINDFNMFGKTYRVYARAGETYRNSPEDLRNIFVKSSNGNMISIGSLATLTRSMGPDLVDRFNLFPAAKVLGDPASGYTSGDAIKAIQEVVENTLNKSEYSIAWAGTAYQEVVSTGAGTQAFVFGMIFVFLILAAQYERWLIPLAVITAVPFAVFGSLLATWARGLTNDVYFEVGLLLLIGLSAKNAILIVEFAMQERESGKSIFDAAVNAARLRFRPIIMTSIAFTLGVFPMVVSSGAGAASRHSLGTGVVGGMIAASTIAIFFVPLFYYLLENLNEKFWSKGKVVKRDGGELNA
- a CDS encoding efflux RND transporter periplasmic adaptor subunit, which codes for MGKILNLSLVLVASVFLTGCLDDINIFKKKQDSVATSQRQMPPPAHVDVIVAKKGSYPMSFEYPAKIQSEQDVVLKPKVSGTLIKQNFKPGDSVKAGQILFIIDPSKYQATYDAYEASIAQATANLKNAKSELTRVQSLFKQKAISQKEYDAAVATHDSANAALQSAQANAKNAKIDLGYTNVTAPFSGVVSENLVDVGTYVAAGSTELVRLTKIDPIDVRFYITDIDNLNRVKNLDNNSWEQINEEANLKIDGQTYTGKVKFIDSVVDESSGGVLAKAEFDNKNGKLIPGIFATISMDGFIQRDSFVIPQIAILQDIISPYVYVVKDGKVAKKTIKIVYQKVAEAYVSEGLEDGDLIITNNFKKIGIGSPVVVDTQGKENK